The nucleotide window TCGACGACGAGGTTGTCGATGCGCCGCGCCCGCACGCGGTCGGCGACCGCTTCGACTATCGCGGCGCTGGCGAGCATCCCGGTCTTCGCCGCATCGATCCCGATGTCGGTGGCCACCGCGTCGATCTGCGCAGCGACCACGTCCGCAGGAACCTCCTGCACGGCCAACACGCCCCTCGTGTTCTGGGCCGTGATCGCCGTGACCGCAGTCATCCCGAAGACGCCCAGCGCCGAAAAGGTCTTCAGATCGGCCTGGATGCCGGCCCCGCCGCCGGAGTCAGAACCCGCGATTGTCAACGCCCGTACCACGCTCATCGCACCTCCGCCCCGCGTTGGGCGAGGGTGGCATCCACGGCCTGGCGAATCGCGCGCGCCGCGCCCACCTTGTCCTCCGTTGCAACGACTGCGGAGATGACGGCCACGCCGGACGCCCCGGCTGCGATCACGCTGCCGGCGTTTTCCGCCGTGATGCCACCGATCCCGACGACGGGGACGCGCACCGCAGCCGCGATCCGTCGCAATCCCTCCAGCCCGATGGGCACGCCGGCATCGGGTTTGGTGGCGGTCGCAAACACCGGACCCGCACCGATGTAGTCCGCCCCGGCCCGCTCGGCCTCCACGGCCTCGGCCACCGTCCCGGCGGAGGCTCCGACGATCCCTGAAGATCCGAGAATCCGCCTCGCGCTGCCCACCGGGAGGTCGTCCGGTCCCAGGTGAACACCCGCCGCCCCCGCCGCGAGTGCCACGTCCACCCGATCGTTCACGATGAGCGGAACGCCGGCTTCCGCCACCAGATGCTGCAGCCTCACGGCGACCTCGTACAGCCGTCGCGACGTGGCCCGCTTGTCTCGAAGCTGCACGACGGTCGCGCCGCCGGCGAGGGCTGCCCGGGCGAGGTCCTCATGATCGCCCGCGCCTGGATCGGTGATCACGTACACTCTGAGGTCGAGCCTCACGGACCGCCGTCCTCCTTCCGCCCAGGCGTCGCCGATTGCGCCTTTTCCTGTACCCGCACGCCCCGCCGCACGTCGCCGGGGCTCAGTGCGGCGAGGCAGTCCAGCAGGGCCGCCCTGAAACTTCCGGGGCCGGTCGCCCGGGATGCCGCGACCTCCGCCGCATATCCGAAGTACGCGAGGCCGGCTGCAGCCGCGGATGCAGCATCATCGACGACCGCGACGAAACAGGCGATCACCGTCGTTGCCATACAACCCGTACCTGTGATCCGCTGCAGCATCGGGTGTCCGTTGTCCACGGCCAGCAGGCGCCCCGGGCCCGCCACCCAGTCGCGAGCTCCTGTGACCGCAGCGACCACTCCGTGGTTGTCAGCGACTCTACGGGCGACAACGTCGGGTGCTGCCGCGGCAGCGACCGACTCCACACCCCGGACCTCGGCGTCCACCCCCACCAGATGCGACATCTCGCCGAGATTTCCGCGGACCACCCCGACTTCCACCTGGTCGAGGATCCGCAGCGCGCTGGCCGTGCGCAGGGGTGTGGCACCGACCCCCACCGGGTCGAGCACCACGGGGATTCCGTTTCGGTTGGCGCACCGTCCGGCCACCAGCATCGACTCCACCCAGGCGGGTGTGAGGGTTCCGATGTTGAGCACGAGCGCCGAAGCCAGGGCGGTCATGTCCTCGACTTCTTCCCGCGCGTGCGCCATCACCGGCAAGGCGCCCACGGCGAGGGTGACGTTGGCCGTGTCGTTCATCGCCACGAAGTTGGTGATGTGGTGCACGAGGGGCCGCCGCTCCCGCACGCGCGCGAGCCACTCGCTGGCCAGCTCAGCGAGCTCTGCGGGCAGAGGCCCGACCGGAACGCGATCGGCTCTCATCCGTGCGTGCGGTGCGGCACGCGCGCACCGTCTAGCACCCTCAGCACCAGCCAGCCCAGGATCGACCCCGGGATGCTGCTGGCCAAGAACAGCGGCAGGAGTGTTGCGATCGGGATTGCACTTCCCATCAGGGCCGGAGCGATCAGCAGGCTTCCGACGGTGGCACCGACCGGTCCCGTGCCGATCGGTTCGAGCAGCGCCACCCATGAGCGTCGCCAGCGGGCAAAAGCAAGCCCGACGACCAGCGCGCCCGGGATCCCTCCCGGGAACGCCAGCAAGGTACCCACGCCGAACAGGTTGCGGAGCACCGCGGCGAGCGTGGCGGCCAGCGCCGCGTACCACGGCCCCAGCGCCACCCCGGCAACCGCGTTGGTCATGTGCTGCCAGGGCAGCAACTTTGCGCCCGCCACCGGAATGGACCCTGGCACGAAGGACAGGACCACCGGGACGGCCGCAAAGATCGCCGTGAGGACAAGCCTCCGCGTCATTTCCCGTGTCTGCGCCTTACGCCCGCGGCGCAATGCACCTTCGAAGATGCGACCGCCAGGCCCGAGCAGGACCTGGCGGTATCCGTGGTCTGGCCACTTCCCCACGCCAGCATTACCTGGATCGGGTCTTCGGGGTCTGCAGCAGTGGCCCGCTGGGCCGGCCGCACTCTCAGCCCGGCTCTTCCGAGCTCCCCCAGGGCTTGCTATGTGCTTTTGCGCGGCGGCTGCACCGCACCTCCATTATCGCACGGCGCGCCACGCGTCAAGGGCGCCCGTCTGCCTGCTCGGGCGGCAGCATGCCGCAGAAGTAGCGGTGCACGCCCGCGTAGCCGGTGACCTCCGGATGGAAGGTGGCGCCCAGCAGGTGCCCCTGGCGGACGAGCACCGGCAGCCCCTCGTGCCGGGCCAGCACCTCCACGCCGTCTCCCACCCACGTGACCACAGGTGCGCGGATAAACGCCACGCGGAAGGGGCTGGGGTCCACCGCGGGGCAGTGCAAGTCATCTTCGAAGCTCTCCCGCTGCCGGCCGTAGGCATTCCGTTCCACCGTCACGTCCATGACACCGAGCAGGGCCGGCTCGCCGCCCGCCGCCCGGCTGGCCATGAGAATCAGCCCCGCACACGTGCCAAACAGCGGCATGCCCTCCTGTGCGCGTCGGCGGATGGCCTGGTCGAGCCCGCAGCGCGCCATGAGGGCGCCCAGGGTGGTGCTCTCGCCGCCCGGGAGGACCAGGGCCTGGACGTCCTCCAGCGCCTGCGGCGTCCGCACCAGGACCGACTCGGCACCGGCCTGGCGCAGCGCCTCCGCGTGTTCGGAAACGTCTCCTTGCAGCGCCAGCACGCCGACCCTCACGGAAACCACCTCCTGCCCTTACCCACCTCGGGTCTGCAGCAGTTCTGCAGGTTGCAGACGCCGCACGTCCAACCCCCGCATGGGCTCGCCCAGACCCTCACACGCCCGGGCCACGACGTCAGGGTCGTCGTGGTGAGCCACCGCGTCCACGATGGCACGAGCGCGGCGAGCGGGGTCCTCGGACTTGAAAATCCCACTGCCCACGAACACGCCGTCACAGCCCAGCTGCATCATCATCGCCGCATCCGCGGGCGTGGCGATGCCGCCCGCCGCGAAGTTCACCACGGGTAGCCGTCCCAGCCGCCGGACCTCCGCCACCAGCTCAAAGGGCGCGCGCAGGTCGCGGGCAGCGCTCATCAGCTCCTCCTCCGGCAGGGCTTGCAGCCGGCGGATCTCGTCGAAGATCTGCCGAACGTGCCGGACCGCCTCCACTACGTTGCCGGTGCCGGCCTCGCCCTTGGTCCGGATCATGGCCGCACCCTCCCCGATGCGCCGGAGGGCTTCCCCCAGGTCGCGGGCACCGCATACGAAGGGCACACGGAAGCGCCGCTTGTCGATGTGGTGGTCTTCGTCCGCGGGGGTCAGGACCTCGCTCTCGTCGACAAAGTCCACCCCGATGGCCTCCAGCACCTGGGCCTCCACGAAGTGGCCGATCCGGACCTTGGCCATCACGGGGATGGTGACCGCGGCCATGATGGCCTTGATGCGGGCGGGTTCCGCCATTCGGGCGACACCGCCCTCCGCCCGGATGTCGGCGGGCACGCGCTCGAGCGCCATCACCGCCACCGCACCCGCGTCCTCCGCGATGCAGGCCTGCTCGGGGCTGGTCACGTCCATGATCACCCCGCCCTTGAGCATCTGGGCGAGCCCCCGCTTGATCCGTTCTGTCCCGACCTCACGCAACGCCATCACCTCCCGCCTGCCGCCTCGCTTTCCAGTCGTTCCAGGGCCCGCCACAGTTCGTCCACCGGATAGGGCTCCAGGGGCTGCCGGGCACAGCCTGAGACCTTCCAGTTTCCGTTGTCCACGAACTTCCCCACCACCGCCGCGGGGACCCCGGCTTCCACCAGGGCGGCCAGAGTTCGCTCGGGCACAGGGGTCGCCACAAGCAGGGCCCCACTGCTGACCAAGCCGAGGGGGTCTATGCCCACTACGGAGCACACGGCATCGGTCTCGGCCCGGACGGGGACGCGGTCCACGTACAGCTCCACACCCACCCCGGACGCCCTGGCCATCTCCGCCACCGCCGCCAGCACACCCCCCTCTGTCGCGTCGTGCATGGCGCGCGCACCGGCACGGACCGCAGCCCGGCCTTCCCGCACCACGCTGATCTCATCGAGGAACCCCTGGGCCCGCCGCACCAAATCCTCGCCCAGACGCCGCCGGAAGTGAGCCTCGTAGTCGGCGGCAAGGATCGCAGTGCCCTCCAGTCCGGCAGCCTTGGTGAGAACCAGGGTGTCCCCAGGCCGGGCACCGGCACTGGTCACGAACGCGTCCTTGCGTGCGCGGCCCACCGCGCTGGTGACCACAAGGGTCCTCGCAAGTCCCGCGGTCACCTCGGTGTGTCCGCCCACGATCTCGGCCCCCAGCTCTGCGGCCGTACGCCCCGCGTCCTCCATGAGTTGACGGAGTTCCTCCTCGCTCGCTCCCTCCCGGAGGAGGACGTCCATCAAAAGCGCCACCGGCTCCGCGCCGGTGGCGCCCAGGTCGTTGGTGGCCACGTACACCGCGATCCGGCCCAGGCGGCGGACCGCACCCGTGATGGGGTCGGTGGTCAGCACGCACACCCACTCGCCGAAGTCCACCACCGCGCAGTCTTCCCCGATGCCGGCGCGGACCAAGACCTCTGGCCTGCGGCCGAGATGGGGGTAGACCAGGCGCTCCAACAGTTCGGGCGGAACCTTTCCGACCCGCATCTACGGGACCCGCGGCGCCGCGCGCCGCAGAATCGCCGCCGCAGGCACCGCGACCACGATGCCCGATCCCACCTGGAACAGGTTGCCCGGCAGTTCGGCGGCCGCGGCCTGCGGGCCCAGCTCCAGCAGGAACGCCTGGGTGACGTAGTACCCAAAGACCATCCACGCTCCACCCACCGCGCACGCGACGAGGGCTGAAGCCACCATCCGCCCCATATGGGCCTGCATCCCCCTCAAGCCCCGCCACGCGATCCACCCTACCAGCCAACCCTCTGCACCCTTGATGACGAACGTGAACGGCGCGTACGACGCGTACCCGGCGAGCACGTCGGCGAGGGCCGAGCCGATCGCGCCGGCTACGAGCCCGAAGACCGGCCCAAACAGCAGCGCGGTAAGGTAGATCATCGTCTCGCCCAAGTTGATGTACCCTCCGGTGGCCGGAACCGGGATGCGGATTGCCATCGTCGCCGCCGTCACCAGCGCCGTAGCCAGAGCCCCTGTCGTCAGGTGCCTGGTGTCCATCACGATACCCCCTGTCCTTTCCGAAAGTCGCCCTAGCCGACCGTTACCTGACCAGGTACACTATGAAATGGACTTTGGAAATATCCAAACACGTCGTATTTCATAGGTCCACTTGTCTAGCCCGTGGGTCTGCCTCTCGATCTCGACCGAAGGCAACGAGTGCCGCTCCAGCGGCAGCTGGCCGGCCGGATCCGTACCGCCATTCGGGACGGCCAACTGGCCCCGGGTGCACGACTGCCCTCCAGCCGCGCGCTGGCCGTTTCCCTGGGGGTCTCCCGAACCGTCGTGGTCGGGGCCTATGAAGAACTGGGTGCGGAGGGATACCTGGAGGGTCGGCGCGGTTCAGGGACATATGTGGCTGCCGAACTGGCTGGCCTGACTCCTTTGGAGGACCCTGCTCCGCCCGGCCCCAGCTCGCCCTACCCAGCCGCCGACCTGCGCGCCAAGGCGGCCATCGAGTTCACGGTGGGTCGCACCGATACACGGGTCCTGTCGTTGCGCCTGTGGAAGCGTATGTGGCGGTCGGTGGCCCGGAGGCTTCCCTCACACGACGACAGCCCACCGGAGGGTGATCCCCACCTCCGAACCGCCATCGCAGCCTACCTGCGCCAGGCCCGGGGTTTGCGGTGCGGACCCGACGACGTGGTCGTCACGCCCGGGGCGATGCAGGCGTTGCGACTGCTGGCCCGCGCCGTCGTCCGACCGGGCGATCCGGCAGCCGTCGAGGAGCCCGGATACCCCG belongs to Armatimonadota bacterium and includes:
- the thiE gene encoding thiamine phosphate synthase, which translates into the protein MRLDLRVYVITDPGAGDHEDLARAALAGGATVVQLRDKRATSRRLYEVAVRLQHLVAEAGVPLIVNDRVDVALAAGAAGVHLGPDDLPVGSARRILGSSGIVGASAGTVAEAVEAERAGADYIGAGPVFATATKPDAGVPIGLEGLRRIAAAVRVPVVGIGGITAENAGSVIAAGASGVAVISAVVATEDKVGAARAIRQAVDATLAQRGAEVR
- the thiM gene encoding hydroxyethylthiazole kinase codes for the protein MRADRVPVGPLPAELAELASEWLARVRERRPLVHHITNFVAMNDTANVTLAVGALPVMAHAREEVEDMTALASALVLNIGTLTPAWVESMLVAGRCANRNGIPVVLDPVGVGATPLRTASALRILDQVEVGVVRGNLGEMSHLVGVDAEVRGVESVAAAAAPDVVARRVADNHGVVAAVTGARDWVAGPGRLLAVDNGHPMLQRITGTGCMATTVIACFVAVVDDAASAAAAGLAYFGYAAEVAASRATGPGSFRAALLDCLAALSPGDVRRGVRVQEKAQSATPGRKEDGGP
- the thiW gene encoding energy coupling factor transporter S component ThiW — translated: MTRRLVLTAIFAAVPVVLSFVPGSIPVAGAKLLPWQHMTNAVAGVALGPWYAALAATLAAVLRNLFGVGTLLAFPGGIPGALVVGLAFARWRRSWVALLEPIGTGPVGATVGSLLIAPALMGSAIPIATLLPLFLASSIPGSILGWLVLRVLDGARVPHRTHG
- the pdxT gene encoding pyridoxal 5'-phosphate synthase glutaminase subunit PdxT — its product is MRVGVLALQGDVSEHAEALRQAGAESVLVRTPQALEDVQALVLPGGESTTLGALMARCGLDQAIRRRAQEGMPLFGTCAGLILMASRAAGGEPALLGVMDVTVERNAYGRQRESFEDDLHCPAVDPSPFRVAFIRAPVVTWVGDGVEVLARHEGLPVLVRQGHLLGATFHPEVTGYAGVHRYFCGMLPPEQADGRP
- the pdxS gene encoding pyridoxal 5'-phosphate synthase lyase subunit PdxS yields the protein MALREVGTERIKRGLAQMLKGGVIMDVTSPEQACIAEDAGAVAVMALERVPADIRAEGGVARMAEPARIKAIMAAVTIPVMAKVRIGHFVEAQVLEAIGVDFVDESEVLTPADEDHHIDKRRFRVPFVCGARDLGEALRRIGEGAAMIRTKGEAGTGNVVEAVRHVRQIFDEIRRLQALPEEELMSAARDLRAPFELVAEVRRLGRLPVVNFAAGGIATPADAAMMMQLGCDGVFVGSGIFKSEDPARRARAIVDAVAHHDDPDVVARACEGLGEPMRGLDVRRLQPAELLQTRGG
- a CDS encoding AIR synthase family protein gives rise to the protein MRVGKVPPELLERLVYPHLGRRPEVLVRAGIGEDCAVVDFGEWVCVLTTDPITGAVRRLGRIAVYVATNDLGATGAEPVALLMDVLLREGASEEELRQLMEDAGRTAAELGAEIVGGHTEVTAGLARTLVVTSAVGRARKDAFVTSAGARPGDTLVLTKAAGLEGTAILAADYEAHFRRRLGEDLVRRAQGFLDEISVVREGRAAVRAGARAMHDATEGGVLAAVAEMARASGVGVELYVDRVPVRAETDAVCSVVGIDPLGLVSSGALLVATPVPERTLAALVEAGVPAAVVGKFVDNGNWKVSGCARQPLEPYPVDELWRALERLESEAAGGR
- a CDS encoding ECF transporter S component, encoding MDTRHLTTGALATALVTAATMAIRIPVPATGGYINLGETMIYLTALLFGPVFGLVAGAIGSALADVLAGYASYAPFTFVIKGAEGWLVGWIAWRGLRGMQAHMGRMVASALVACAVGGAWMVFGYYVTQAFLLELGPQAAAAELPGNLFQVGSGIVVAVPAAAILRRAAPRVP